Proteins encoded by one window of Paroedura picta isolate Pp20150507F chromosome 11, Ppicta_v3.0, whole genome shotgun sequence:
- the TSPAN13 gene encoding tetraspanin-13, whose product MVCGGFSCSKNCLCALNLLYTLVSLLLIGIAAWGIGFGLISSFRVVGVAIAVGIFLFLIALVGLIGAVKHHQVLLFFYMIILLLVFIIQFSVSCACLTLNKDQQSQLLEVGWNNTNSAKQDIERNLNCCGFRNVNKDEICSATCFKTSNCSPCAPIIEEYSGMVLRFVGGIGLFFSFTEILGVWLTYRYRNQKDPRANPSAFL is encoded by the exons TTAGTCAGCTTGCTGCTGATTGGGATTGCAGCATGGGGCATAGGTTTCGGCCTCATATCCAGCTTCCGAGTCGTCGGAGTAGCAATTGCAGTGGGGATATTCCTGTTCCTGATTGCTCTGGTGGGATTGATTGGAGCTGTCAAGCACCATCAGGTGTTGCTGTTCTTT TACATGATTATTCTCTTGCTAGTGTTTATTATACAGTTCTCCGTCTCCTGTGCTTGTTTAACGTTGAACAAAGACCAGCAG AGCCAGCTTCTAGAAGTTGGGTGGAACAACACAAACAGTGCAAAACAGGATATTGAGAGGAATCTAAATTGTTGTGGGTTCCGAAATGTCAATAAAGatgaaatttgttctgct ACTTGTTTTAAAACATCAAACTGCTCACCCTGTGCACCCATAATAGAAGAATATTCTGGCATGGTCCTGAGATTTGTAGGAGGAATTGGGCTGTTCTTTAGCTTCACTGAG ATCTTGGGGGTCTGGCTGACCTACAGATACAGGAATCAAAAGGATCCTCGTGCAAATCCTAGTGCATTTCTTTGA
- the AGR2 gene encoding anterior gradient protein 2 homolog, translating to MEKNLVSVFLLIIAVAYTLAKDAATKDMKKDTKEARDPKIKLPQTLSRGWGDYLIWTQTYEEALFKAKSNNKPIMIIHHLEDCPHSQALKKVFSENKEIQKLAEKFILLNLVYETTDKHLSPDGQYVPRILFVDPSLTVRADITGRYSNRLYAYEPSDIALLLSNMQKALKLLKTEL from the exons ATGGAGAAGAACTTAGTATCTGTATTTCTTTTGATCATTGCTGTCGCATACACCTTGGCAAAAGATGCTGCAACAAAAGACATGAAAAAGGACACCAAAGAAGCCAGAGACCCCAAAATAAAACTGCCTCAGACTCTCTCAAGAG GCTGGGGTGATTATCTTATCTGGACTCAGACTTATGAAGAAGCTCTCTTCAAAGCCAAGTCAAA CAACAAACCTATAATGATCATCCACCACTTGGAAGATTGTCCTCATAGCCAAG cACTGAAGAAAGTGTTTTCTGAAAACAAAGAAATTCAAAAGTTGGCTGAGAAATTTATTCTCCTCAATCTCGTC taTGAAACCACAGACAAACATCTCTCCCCTGATGGCCAATATGTTCCCAGAATCCTGTTTGTAG ATCCTtcactgacagttagagcagatATTACTGGAAGATATTCCAATCGCCTCTATGCTTATGAACCTTCAGATATTGCACTGC tgCTCTCAAACATGCAGAAAGCACTGAAGCTCCTGAAGACTGAATTGTGA